Proteins from a single region of Tautonia marina:
- a CDS encoding sensor histidine kinase, whose amino-acid sequence MRRSIRSQILIPLVVIQALATCATTLATAALAARRSERQVIDRLDGVVEALGRANFPYTEGVLARMRGLSGAEFIAYGADGQAAASSLAGLGRTPPPLSDFDGTARLKSLGEAPTVLLGGVRYFAVVLPASGRPPSESLLVLYPETSWRQARREAATPPLLLGGGALAIMVGVSGWIVHRITDRIQGVERRVARIAEGDFERLDPGDEQDEIGDLERSIDAMCLQLANMRWTIRQSERARLLAQLGAGLAHQMRNALTGTRMSVQLHARRCPGPPGDRSLDVALKQLTMIEEQVKGLLSLGRVEDRPPSACDVGQVLGEVALLVGSAGEHAKVAVEVRIDRGELQVMAEESALRAAVLNLALNAIEAAGGGGSVRLETVRDGGMAVVEVVDTGPGPPPDLAGVIFEPFATSKPEGVGLGLALARHVADRYGGTLAWDRVGGETRFRLAMPRVGVAGEEDA is encoded by the coding sequence TTGCGACGGTCCATTCGAAGTCAGATTTTGATTCCGCTGGTGGTGATCCAGGCGCTGGCGACCTGTGCCACGACGCTGGCGACCGCGGCCCTGGCGGCGAGGCGAAGCGAACGGCAGGTGATCGACCGGCTCGACGGGGTGGTGGAGGCGCTCGGGAGGGCGAACTTTCCCTATACGGAGGGGGTGCTGGCCCGGATGAGGGGGCTGTCCGGGGCGGAGTTCATCGCCTACGGGGCCGATGGGCAGGCCGCGGCATCGAGCCTGGCGGGACTGGGCAGGACTCCCCCGCCGCTGAGTGACTTTGATGGGACGGCGCGCTTGAAATCGCTTGGCGAGGCGCCGACGGTCCTCCTGGGAGGGGTTCGCTACTTCGCGGTGGTGCTGCCGGCCTCGGGACGACCGCCGTCGGAGTCGCTTCTGGTGCTTTATCCCGAGACCAGTTGGAGGCAGGCCAGGCGGGAGGCAGCGACGCCGCCGCTGTTGCTCGGGGGCGGGGCACTGGCGATCATGGTCGGGGTTTCCGGATGGATCGTCCACCGCATCACCGATCGGATTCAAGGGGTCGAGCGGCGGGTCGCCCGGATCGCCGAAGGGGACTTCGAGCGGCTCGATCCGGGAGACGAGCAGGACGAGATCGGCGACCTTGAGCGCTCGATCGACGCGATGTGCCTGCAACTGGCGAACATGAGGTGGACGATTCGGCAGTCCGAACGGGCTCGCCTGCTGGCCCAGCTCGGGGCGGGGCTGGCTCATCAGATGAGAAATGCGCTGACCGGAACCCGGATGAGCGTTCAGCTCCACGCCCGGCGCTGCCCCGGCCCGCCGGGGGATCGGAGCCTGGATGTTGCCCTGAAGCAACTGACGATGATCGAGGAACAGGTCAAGGGGCTCCTTTCGCTCGGCCGGGTCGAGGATCGACCTCCATCGGCGTGCGACGTCGGGCAGGTTCTCGGAGAGGTCGCGCTGCTGGTTGGCTCGGCGGGGGAACACGCGAAGGTGGCCGTTGAGGTTCGGATCGATCGGGGTGAGCTTCAGGTGATGGCGGAGGAATCGGCGCTTCGGGCGGCGGTGCTGAACCTGGCCTTGAATGCGATTGAGGCCGCGGGAGGAGGCGGGAGCGTGCGTCTGGAGACCGTTCGGGACGGTGGGATGGCGGTCGTTGAGGTTGTTGACACCGGGCCGGGTCCGCCGCCGGATCTGGCTGGCGTGATCTTCGAGCCCTTCGCCACGAGCAAGCCCGAGGGGGTCGGCCTGGGGCTTGCGCTCGCTCGGCACGTTGCTGATCGGTACGGTGGGACGCTCGCGTGGGACCGGGTCGGCGGCGAAACACGCTTCCGCCTGGCGATGCCTCGGGTGGGTGTGGCTGGAGAGGAGGACGCATGA
- a CDS encoding sigma-54-dependent transcriptional regulator, with protein MSRVLIVDDEASICFAFREFLVDEGHRVDVAASAEEGLTIAEDTPPDAVVLDVRLPGIDGLTALAEFRKRIGPAPVVVITAFGDLDTAVRAMEGGAFEYLVKPFDLDQAGEVIRRALSWERGEDRPVEEAPGGGSEALIGSSPVMQDLFKRIALVAPTEVPVLITGESGTGKELVARAIHRHSARRAGPFLPICLAALSPGLVERELFGHLKGSFTGADQDRKGLFELGSGGTVLLDEIGDVPMGLQVKLLRAIEQREVTPVGDARPRPTNLRVLAATNRPLGDLMAAGQFREDLFFRLSVFHLHLPPLRDRREDIPALAEHFLRMARTSTTADLRFTEEVLAELRARPWVGNIRELRNAVEHAAIVSRGQPIRPEHLPPAMTGSGQTAPAPVDELVPRHLAEWAAQEATRLRDHPGEAALYDRFLELSEPAVLQAVLRACQGNRARAAQVLGIHRATLRQKLNRYAISTDRERDA; from the coding sequence ATGAGCCGGGTCCTGATCGTCGATGACGAGGCGAGCATCTGTTTCGCGTTCCGCGAGTTCCTCGTCGACGAGGGGCATCGGGTGGACGTGGCCGCCTCGGCCGAGGAAGGTTTGACGATCGCCGAGGACACCCCGCCCGATGCGGTCGTGCTCGACGTTCGATTGCCGGGAATCGACGGCCTGACGGCCCTCGCGGAGTTCCGGAAACGCATTGGACCGGCGCCGGTGGTGGTCATCACCGCCTTCGGAGACCTCGACACGGCCGTTCGGGCGATGGAAGGGGGGGCCTTCGAGTACCTGGTCAAGCCGTTCGACCTCGACCAGGCGGGGGAGGTGATCCGGCGCGCCCTGAGCTGGGAGCGCGGCGAGGATCGGCCCGTCGAGGAGGCGCCGGGAGGGGGATCGGAGGCGTTGATCGGGTCGTCTCCGGTGATGCAGGATCTGTTCAAGCGGATTGCGCTCGTTGCTCCGACCGAGGTTCCGGTCTTGATTACAGGAGAAAGCGGGACCGGCAAGGAGCTGGTGGCTCGGGCCATCCACCGGCACAGCGCGCGACGAGCCGGCCCGTTCCTGCCGATCTGCCTGGCGGCCCTGAGCCCGGGGCTGGTCGAGCGGGAGCTGTTTGGACACCTGAAGGGGTCGTTTACCGGTGCGGATCAGGACCGCAAGGGGCTGTTCGAACTTGGCTCGGGGGGAACCGTGCTGCTGGACGAGATCGGCGACGTGCCGATGGGCCTTCAGGTGAAGCTGCTCCGGGCGATCGAACAGCGCGAGGTGACGCCCGTCGGCGATGCAAGACCCCGACCGACGAATCTGCGGGTACTGGCCGCGACGAATCGGCCGCTCGGCGATCTCATGGCGGCCGGCCAGTTCCGGGAGGACCTGTTCTTCCGGCTCAGTGTCTTTCACCTGCACTTGCCGCCGCTCCGCGACCGTCGCGAAGATATTCCGGCCCTGGCGGAACACTTTCTCAGGATGGCCCGCACCTCGACCACCGCCGACCTCCGCTTCACCGAGGAGGTTCTGGCCGAACTCCGCGCGCGGCCCTGGGTGGGGAACATCCGAGAGCTGCGCAACGCCGTCGAACACGCGGCCATCGTCTCGCGGGGCCAGCCGATCCGGCCCGAGCATCTGCCCCCGGCCATGACCGGGTCGGGGCAGACCGCCCCGGCGCCGGTTGATGAGCTGGTGCCGCGGCACCTGGCCGAATGGGCGGCTCAGGAGGCAACGCGACTTCGCGATCATCCGGGTGAGGCGGCCCTGTATGATCGCTTTCTGGAACTGTCCGAGCCGGCCGTGCTTCAGGCCGTGCTGCGGGCCTGCCAGGGCAATCGGGCTCGAGCCGCCCAGGTGCTCGGCATCCACCGGGCGACGCTTCGCCAGAAGCTGAACAGGTACGCCATCTCGACCGACCGCGAACGCGATGCTTGA